The sequence below is a genomic window from Sorangiineae bacterium MSr12523.
CGAGGTACTGTTCTTTGCCGGCTTCTTCGCTGGCTCGGCAGAACGTCTCGGCGAAGCGCTCGTAGCTCCGGATGGGGGGCTTCTTCATCTTGTCGAGCACGTTGTCGTCGTGGTGCTCGGGCGCGACCGAGAGCTGCCCGCCGGTGTGATGCTGGGCAAGCTCGCGCACGAACTCCGGGCTGCGTTCGGCGAGATCGTAGCGAACGCCGCTCGCGATGAAGACCTTCTTGATGCCCTCCTGCGTGCGCACCTTCTTCATCAAATCGATGAGCGGCTCATGATCGGTGCGCAGGTTTTCGCAGATGCCCGGGTGCACGCACGAGAGGCGGCGGCATGCGCTCTCCGTCTCGTCGTCCTTGCAGGTCATCTTGTACATGTTGGCGGTGGGGCCGCCCAAGTCGGTGATGGTGCCGCGGAAGCCATCCATGCGTGAGAGCGCGCGCACTTCGCGCAGGACGCTCTCCTGCGAGCGGCTCTGGATGATGCGCCCCTCGTGCTCGGTGATGCTGCAGAAGGTGCACCCGCCGAAGCACCCGCGCATGGTGACGATGGAGTGCTTCACCGTTTCGTAAGCCGGTACGGGATCCGTGTAGCTCGGATGCGGCACGCGGGTGAACGGCAGGTCGTACAGGCCGTCCATCTCGGCCTCGGAGAGCGGCTCTGCGGGCGAATTGAAATACACCGCCTGATCGCCGTGCGGCTGCAGCAGCGGGCGGCCGTTGTGCGGGTTCGTCTCGTATTGAAATTGCCGCGACATCTTGGCGAAGGCCTGCTTGTCCTCGCGCACCTCTTCGTACGAGGGCAGGACGACCAACTTGCCGTCGGTGACGAAGCGGCTCTTGTTCTCGAGGAGTGGCTCCCACGCGCGCCGATTGGTCAGCACGTGCGCCGTTCCGCGGACGTCGCGCAGGTTGGAAACCGGTTCGCCGGCGGCGAGGCGGCGGGAAATTTCCCAAGCGGGCCGTTCGCCCATGCCAAAAACGAGAAGATCCGCCTTGGCGTCGAGCAAGATGGAGCGACGGACTTGGTTCGACCAATAGTCGTAGTGCGCGATGCGGCGGAGCGAGGCTTCGATGCCGCCGAGCACGATGGGCAGGCCCGGGAAAGCCTGTCGGCACAAGTTCGAATAGACGATGGTCGCCCGATTGGGCCGCATGTCGGCGCGCCCGCCCGGCGAATATTGGTCCACCGAGCGGACCTTCTTCTGCGCCGTGAGCTTGTTGAGCATCGAATCGAGGTTGCCCGCGCTGATGCCGACGAAGAGCCGCGGTCTGCCCATCCGTGCGATGTCTTCCGGCGAGCTCCACTTCGGCTGGGCGACGACCCCAACGCGGTACCCACGCCCCTCCAGAAAGCGCGCCACCAGCACCGGCCCGAACGCGGGATGGTCGACGTAGGCGTCCCCGGTGACGATGAGGATATCGAGCTCATCCCAGCCGCGCGCCTGCATCTCCTCCCGATTCGTGGGAAGAAACCCCGCCGTACGGGGAGTGCGGGGCGAACGCGACGGCACGCGAAGAGGAACCAGTGTCATGGGCGCGCGAAGTGTAGCCGCTTGGGGCGCCGGGCGCACGGAGCGTATGCCGCACGCCCTCGCACGGTAGAGATCGCCTCGATCCATCGAACCCGAGGAGCCCTCCCATTCAATCGAGCATGGGGGCGCGGAATGATTCGATAACGATGCAATACCTCATTCCCAGATGTCTGACGCGGAATGCGCTGCGCTGGCGCGATAGCCCCATAACGCCGACTTGCGACGTCGGCAGGTCGAGCGCCGTCACTCCGAGAGGTGCGTTGGCGCGCGCGGGCGAGTATTCGGCGTCGATGGTCGTATTGACTAATCGATGTTCGTGTCGACGATTCAAAATGAGCTTGCGAAATGCGGTGTGGAACTCCGTGTTCTCCTGAACGGGTTTTTGTCCACGTTGACGCGATCGAACTCTCGCATACATTCGAACGCTTATCGCAAGAAGGGCTAAAGGATCGCGCCCACTTTGCGTAATGAAACTATGAGATGGAAGAAAAGTGCTTGAACGATGTGCATGAGCCGCAGTATTGATGTATAGCTAAGAAGACGGCATATCCAATGAGTGCCGTCGGGCGCCGCAGCGATGCGGCCCTGATACCCGTGACGTACGATGGTCGAGCAGTCCTTCTTGGGCATGCGCCGGCACGCGCGAATTTCGCAGCGCCGGCGAATTTTGCCGTGAAGTCGTGACCGCCGAGGCGAACGTTGCGAGGTGCGTTCGTCACGTATCGATGTTGCAGCACGTGTAGCTGCGCGTTGGGGGGATATTTCATCAACCCGGAGTGGAGCTATCGGTATCATCATGAAATCTACTTTGCTCGTCGTGGGCGATCGCTTCGTCGCTCCGCGAATGCCGGAAAATGTCATTGGTTTTTCGGCCTTCGTTGCCAATTTGCGAGAAGATCGTTCCAATGAAATCGTAGGCGAGCGACACATTTACATCGGGCAGGGGATCAACCCGGCGGAGGAGCGAGCCCTGCGCAGCGAAGTGCTGAATTCCGCATTTTCGCAGCAGATCGTCCTTCACGATGGTGACTCGGAAAAGGTGGCGCGGTCGCAGGTGCACAAGCACCAGGAAGAGAACATTCTCATTGCCGGCCTCGAACCGATTGGCGAGCACGAGTTCAGCGCCAAATTGAAAGTGGATGGTGACAACGAATTGGTCCTGGATCACACCAGCGGATGGCATATTTCCGGGATGGTGATCCTGGAAGCCATGCGCCAGATGGCCATGGCGGTCACCGAGCGATATTATGCGGACTACGCCAACGAGGGCGGCGGGCGCGGATTTGCCATTCAAAGTTGGGATACGAAGTTCGAGAGTTTTTTGTTCCCACTCGATTCCACGCTGACGTGCAAGACCGAAGTGACAGGCACTTACGGGAAGCGCGTGTCGTTTCGTGCCGAGCTGTCCGTTCTGCAGTGTGGGCGCGTTTCGGCCCGCGCCGCCATCGAATACACCGTCATGGATGGCGAGGTCATGTCCTCCATCGAGGCCCGGCGCGCGCGCGAGGTCGTTCGTCAGCTTGCGAAAGGCTCGTCGCTGGTCGAAACGGAGCAGCTCGCGACGGCCGTATGAGACCCGAGTCTCTCTTCGTCTCCGGCATCGCCGCCTACCTTCCACCCATCTTCTCCGCCGCCGAGGCCGCGGAGAGGGGCTGGTACGACGCGGATAGCTTTCGTGCGGACGGCTGGACGGGAATTGCCGTCGAGAGCGAACTTTCGCCGGCCGAAATGGGACTTCGGGCCTCCCAAGGTGCCTTGGCCCGATGGGGAGGTACGCCGGAGGAGATCGACGTTCATTTCCACGCCACCCTCCTCCCGCAGGGGCCGCACCTCTGGCACGCCCACAATTACATCGAGCGGAACGCCGTCAAGCGCGGCGTACCGGGCATCGAGCTGCGCCAGGGATGTACGGGCATGCTCGCCGCCTTCGATCTGGCCGCCTGCTACCTCGCCATGCCGGGTCGGCGCGCTGCGCTTCTGAGTGGAGCGGATAACTTTTCCGCGGATCCCTGCTTTGGAATCGATCCGACCTTTCGATGGCGCTACGCCGAGGGCGGACGCACCAACCGTGGGTCGGTTTTCGGCGATTCGGGCGCGGCCCTGGTGTTGTCGAACCGCGCAGGCTTCGCCCGCGTGCTGAGCATCGTCTCGGGTGCCCTGTCGGAGCTCGAGGAGCTCTATCGGGGCGACGACCCGCTGTTCCCGCCAAGCTACAGCGCGGAGCATCCGCTGCGTTTGGGGGAACGCTTCGCCGAGTACGAACGCAAGCATCCGGGCGGCGTCGCCGCAGCGCTGCACCGGCTCAAAGAAATGCGAACGACGATGGGCCGGGCTGCGCTGGCCGAGGCTCGGATCGCGCCCGAGCAGATCACACGCGTGGTGCACATTTTCTCGGGAACGGAGCGATACGTCCAGCAACTGCTCGAGCCATTGGGGATCGACCCGGCCCGCGGCGTGCTCGAATTGGGTCGCGGTCTCGGGCATCTGGGGGTCAACGATACGGTCGTCGCGTTGGAGCATCTCGTGACGACCGAACAGGTCGGACCCGGCGACCACGTGATGATGATGGCCAACGGGACCGCCGGGGCAGTCTCCTGCGTGGTGCTTCGCATCGAGGAGAGGCCGAGGTGGGTGGCATGAGCGCTCAGGAATGGATCGCACGGCTCGAAGCAGGGTGGAAAGCCCTGGATCCGGAACGCATTGCGGCGCTCTTCACGCCCGACGCCGTCTACCATCAAGGTCCATTTGGAACGCCGCACGTCGGCTGCGAGGCGATCCGCAACCATTGGATCGGAAGCCTCTCGCGACAGGTCGATCCCAAAGTTTGGTTCGGCAAGCCGATTGAATCCGAGGACTGCGCCTCCGTCGAGTGGTGGTGCATCCTGCACGATCCGGTGACCCTCACGCCACGAACGGCCTCCGGGGTCGTCACCCTGCGGTTCGCACCGGACGGCCGCTGCACACGATTTCACGAGTATTGGCACGCGGTTCAAGACACGTCCTTGGAACCGCCCGAAGGTTGGTTTTCATGAGCGCATCCGATTCCACCAAGCGGCTCCTGCAAGCGCCGCGTCTGTTGTTCTTCGTTGCCATCGCCCTGCTTCTCGCCGGCCTCGCCGTGCAGTGGAGCGAAGGGGCCGGTCTCCACACACTGCCGCTGGCCGCCATTGCCGTGTACCTCGGATGGCTTCTGTTCGAAGTGCCGGTCACGTTCCAGGGCGCCACGCCCATGAAGGATTCGCGGACGCTTCTCCCCTACGCATTCTCGCGACTCGCGACGGTGGGCGCGTGCGTCCTCGTGCCGTCGAGCCGGGAATGGACGCCGGCGGGCGTTGCAGGACTGACGCTGTTCGTCGGTGGCATCGTCATGCGCGAGATTGCCATCAAGACATTGGGGCGATTCTATTCGCATCACGTGACCCGAAAGGGGGACCAGGTGGCGGTCACCACGGGGCTTTACCGCTTCATCCGGCATCCGGCCTATTGTGGAATGCTCCTGGCGCACGGCGGCTTTCTCGCCATCTTTTTCAATCCGATCGGCGCCGCGTGCGCGGCCCTGCTCCTCGTGGCGGTGCTCTACCGCATTCGCGTCGAGGAGCGCGCTCTCTGGGATATGCCCGGATATGCGCAATATGCCGTTCGCAAAGCACGATTGTGTCCGGGGGTATGGTGAGCTCCACGTTGACCCTTCTGGTCGGAGACGGGCCGGAGACGCTGGATCCGATCCTCGTTGGAAACAAATTCGCCCGTCTCGAGCGCATGCGCCGCGCGGGAATGCGCGTTCCCGATTTGTTCTGCATTCCGGCGGCCGTCTTCGATGCGGCGCTCGCCCTCGTGCGCGTGTCGCAACCGCCGCTTTCGGCGGATCCGGGCGAACGGCAGGCCTGGTGCCTCGCCATGGCCAAAGGATTGCGCGAGTTGACCATTCCTGCGGACTGGGCCGAGCCGCTGCTGGCCGCGTTCGATACCCGATTCGGCAAGGGCGCACGGGTGGCCGTGCGCGCGTGTGTGGTGCCCGATCCTGTCGCCGAACGTGATGGACATGCCGCCGCCGAAGACAGCGAAAGCGATCCGTTCGCCGGAATGAGCGACAGCTTTCTCTACGTCACGCGTGACCAGTTGCTCCGTCGCATCGCGGAGTGTTGGGCGTCGGCGTTCACCGAGCGCGCCGTCCAATACCGCGTATGGCGCGGCCTCGATCCGACGCGTGCGCGCGTGGCCGTGGGCGTTCAGCACATGGTCGAGGGCACCCGCTCGTTCGTCGCCTTCACGCGGGACCCTCGCAATGGAGACCGGTGCGTCGTCATTGCAGCGGCGCACGGCATCGGCGAAGGCGTAGTGCAGGAGAAGGCCGACGTCGACCACTTCTTCGTCAGCGAAAACGGCGTCGAGTCGGAGCTCGTCATCAAGCGGCGCATGGTCGGTCGTCCGCGCGACGGGGGTGGGGGAGAGCTCTCGATCCTCCCCGTGCCAAGGGAGCTCGCGGAGGCGCCGGTTCTCACGGAGGCCGAGGCCGGGCACGTCGCCGTTCTGTCGCGTCAGGTCGAGTCGTTCTTCCAAGGCCCGCAAGACATCGAGGGCACGATCACCCCGGACGGCGTCATCCACCTCGTGCAATCGCGTCCGATGGTGGTGGCCAAGCGCGGGGCGTCGAAGCGACTCTATTGGTGCAATCACAACATCACCGAGAGCTATCCCGGCATCTCTGGGGCACTGACGTATTCCCAGGCCCAGGAGTTCTACCGCCGTGCCTTTGGAGATCTGTACGGTCGCATGGGCGTCCCCCAGCGCACGATCGATGCCAACAAGCACCGTCTGGAGCAGATGGTGGCCTTCTTGAATGGCCGCATCTACTACCGCCTGGATGCATGGCAGGCCCTTCACGGGCAAATGCCCATTTTCGAATTGGTTCGCCCCTTGTGGGAGGAGGCCATGGGCATCGTCGGCCCCGCGCGGGAAGAGCCGCGTTGGTCCAAGGCGCGCGCGCTCGCGGCCCTTCCGGGTGCGATGGCCCGCATGCTCCGCCATCCATACCAGGTTCGCGCATTCCTTCGCTGGTGGGACGAGCTCATGGACGGAGCGGGCGATCTCTCCGGGCGGACCCCGGAGGAACTGATCGCGTTCTACCGAAGCGTGTGGGCACAAGTTTCGGTGCGGTGGGGCGTCACGCTCACCAATTCCGTTTATCTCTTGCTCGAGCTTTTGGCCCTTCGCTACCTGTTGGGAAAATGGACCAAGGCCGATCGCCGCCTGCTCGTGGGGCTTCTGATCGGAGGCCCCCCGAATCGCTCGCTTCGGGCCGTACGAGGAGCCATCGCCCTGGCGGAGCAATTTGCCCAGGAGCCTCGCCTGAAAGCGGCCATTCTCGATCGATCCGTCGCGTCGAATCGTCTTTGGGACGATTTGATGACCGAGCGTTACGGCGCATCGGTCAAGCAAGCCCTCGAAGAGTACCTCGCGAAGTTCGGTGACCGTGCCCTGCACGATTTGAAATTGGAAGAGCCCACCCCGCGGCAGCAGCCGTGGATGCTGCTCGAGACGATTCGACCTTACGTCGAGCAAAAGCTGACGGTCGCGCAGGTGGAGGCCGACGAACGGCGCAGTGCGGCCCAGGCGCGTGAAGAGCTGGCGCAACTTTGCCCGGGTCCGGTGCGGCGGATGGTGTTGCGCGGGGTGGCCGCCGGCGCACGCAAATTCATTCGCATGCGCGAAGATACGCGCTTCTGTCGGACCCAGCTCTATGGGCTTTCCCGCGAAATTCTCTGGTCCCTTGGCGATGCGTTGGCGAAGGCAGGACGACTCGACAGCCGCACCGACGTGCACGACTTGACCATTTCGGAAGTGCTCGGGGCCTTCGACGGCACTTTGGCGGGCTCCGATCTCCGCGGGCTCGTGGCGCTGCGCCGATCCGAGCGCGAGAAATACGCAAACCGCGCACCGAGCGACGTCCTCTTGGAGACCGAGGCCGACGTCCCGCTCGCGAGCGCCCTCGAGCGCGCGAGTGCGGTTGGAACTCCCGCCATCGGCGGCGCATTGCATGGCCTGGGCTCCTCGGCCGGCGTCGTGCGGGCGCGCGCCAAGCTGGTTCTCGAGCCCAACGTCACGGCCGATGCGTGCCAAGGATCCATCCTGGTCGCACGTGAAACCGATCCGGGGTGGCTGTTTCTCATGATGGCCGCAAAGGGCCTGGTCGTCGAGCGCGGCACGCTCCTGTCCCATACGGCCATCACGGGGCGTTTGCTCGGAATACCCACCATCGTTGCGGTGCCCGATGCGACCAAGCGCATCCCCGACGGTGCCATGATTGAAATCGACGGCGGGACGGGCACCGTCCGCGTCATCGAAAGCCCTCCTTCCGCACCATGACTGCCTGCCCTCATTTCCCATTCGCCGACCGACCCGGGATGGCGCTGGACTCGGAGTACCTCCAGTGCTTTCGCGAGCAGCCGCTCGTGCCCGTTCAATTGAGCAATGGCCGGCAAGCCCTGTTGGTCACCCGGCACGCCGACGTGAAGCGCGTCCTTTCCGATCCGCGATTCAGTCGCGAGGCATGGGCGGGGGGAACCCTGATGGCCAGGGACTCCAAGTCGCTGGCCTTGGCCACCAGCGACGCGCCCGTTCACACGCGGCGCCGCCGCGCCGTGCAGGCCGCCTTTGCTCCGCGGCAAGCAGAGATGGACCGCTCGCGCATCGAGGCACTGACCGAGGAGCTTCTCGACGCCGTGGAGGCGGCCGGCTCCCCCGTGGACCTGATTGCCACGTTCACGTTGCCGCTGCCCTACTCGTTCACCTGCGAAATGCTCGGCATACCCAAAAGCGATATCCCGCTACTGCACCCGTGGGTGGACGTGATGATGTCGGCCGGTCTCTTCTCGCGGGAGGAAATCGCCGAAGCGCAGCGCAAGATGTTCGGCTACTTCAATGAACATCTGCGTATCAAGCGAGAGCTCCTTGCGGCTGGTGCGCCGGCCGACGATCTCCTGACCAAGCTCCTCGCCATGAGCGGCGAGGATCGGCTCACCGATGAAGAGCTCGTGGTGATGGGATTCGGGCTGATGATTGCCGGTGGCGAGACCACCATGAATCATCTCGCCCTGGCCATTTACCACTTGCTCCGCCACCCGGAGTTGGCCGCTCGTCTGCGCCAAGATCCGGCGCGCATCCCCTCCACCGTAGAAGAACTGCTGCGCTGGGTTTGGTTCAACGCCACCGGTGGGCAGCCACACGTCGCATTGGAAGCCGTCGACTTGCCGGGAGGCCGCATCGAAGCCGGCCAAGTCGTGATTCCGCTCATGGATTCCGCAAACCGCGATCCCGCCGTGTTTGGCCACGATGCATTCGATCCCGACCGTGCGCCGAATCCGCATTTGGGCTTCGGACACGGCAGGCACATGTGCCTCGGCGCGTCCCATGCTCGCGCGGAGCTTCAAATTGCGCTTGCCGCGCTCCTGCGTCGCTTTCCTAACTTGGAGCTCGCGGTTCCAGAGGAAAAGCTCGAATGGCGCTCCGGTATGTTCATTCGGGGCTTGTGGAAGCTTCCCGTGAGGTGGAGCAAATGATCGCGCGGATTGGACGTTACGTGGCGGGGAGTTACCCGCCCATCATGTCGGTGCTCTTCGCCATGGCGTGGACGTACGGCGTGAGTGGCCTTTTCGCGGTCGTCGACCATCAAGGCCCGTCCCATTGGCGTCCGAACATGGGCACTGCCCTCTCGGCCATCACGCTCATGTTGGACCTTTTGTTGATGCGTGTGATCGACGACATCCGTGATCTGGAATACGACCGGGTGCACGATCCAAAGCGGCCGCTCGTGCGAGGTGTCGTCCGGATTTCCGATTTGGCCGTTCTGTATGCGGTCTTGTCCGCGATCATCGTCGTACTCAATTGGAAGCACGCGGGCCTGGGAATCATCGCCGGCCAGCTCGTTTATGCGCTGATCGTGTTGTTCGTGTACCAGCGTTTCCGTTGGCCCAACGGCGACAACTTGCTGCTCACGCTGCTCGTGAGTTGCCCTGCGCAACTCCTGGTCCACGGCTATCTCTATGCGGGCTACCTGCAGGCGGCAGGGCATTCGGCGGACGCGTACGGATTCTTGGCCATCGCCATTGTATTCATCGCCACCATTCATCTCGAGGCTGCGAAGAAGATCGTCCGCATTCCTCGTCCCGGTGAGCGCACGTACGTGAACATCTTCGGTCTCGACGGCACCGTGCGCATTGCCATGTTGTGTCCATTCGTGTCGGTGGCGCTGCTCTTGGTCGGCGCAGCGTCGCCGTGGTCCGTGGCCCGGCTGCTGCTGGTGCTGGCGCCGCTGGCCCTTCCCCTCGTGGCGTTTCGCGAATTCCGCCGGCCCAACGAGCGCTGGCCCGCCAAGTACGCTGCGCTCTACGTTCTGTCGGCCTTCGGTGCTTTCGCGTGCACGGGCGCGTTTGCGGGCGGTCTCGGGGGGGGCCGATGACGTTGCCTGCGATTCTATTGCTCGGCGGCAGCGGCTTCGTGGGCCGCGCGCTTTTGCGGGAGTTCGCCCGCGTCCCGGAGGGCGCGGTGCGTGTCCGCGCGCTCTTGCGCCGTATGGATGCCGTGCCCGATCATCCCTTTTTGGAAAAGGTCAGCGGCGACATCGAGCATCCCCCGGCGGATCTCGAACCGACGCAGCCGTACGTGCTGGTGCACTTCGCGGTCAAGCAGATGGACAAGGACGGCAGCGGATATCTCGGCACCAACGTGCACGCGACCGCGGCACTGCTCGAGCGATTGGGCCCGAGGCTTCGCGGAATCATCTATGCGAGCTCCATGTCCGTCTATGGCCAAGGCGAGCAAGATGGCATCGACGAGTCGGCCCCGCCGAGCCCCGACACAGCGCTCGCACGAAGCCGTCGCCTCGCCGAGGAGCACATCGAGGCGTACGCACGGCGCGCCCGCGTACCGTCCGTGCTGCTTCGTCCGCGATTCGTCATCGGCGAGGGCGACCGATTCGTCATGCCGGCGTTCGCGCAACTCGCGGCCAAGAACATCCAGGTGGGCTCGGGCTCCCAGCGCTATTCGGTCATCGACGTCGACGATTATGCGCGCATCATCGTGCGCTTGACCGAGCATCTCGCCCAAGCGCACCAGGAAGGGAACCCATTCCACGTCCCGCTCCACGTGGGTTACGCGCGTCCGGTGACCTTTGCCCAGATCACCGATGCATTGCGAGACCAGGCCGTGCGACGCGGGCTCCGCTGGCGTATCCCCGTTTCACCGCGCGCCTTGCGCTTGTTGCGGCGCGTGCCGTCGCCACGCGCAACGCAGATGGCCACTCGCCTGGAGCTGCTCGGTCTCTCCCACTGGGGCAATACGACCGCGCTCGAAACCCGGGTCGGTAATGACATCGTCGGAAAAGATCCATCGAGCGTCCTTCTCCGCGCCGCGTGTTTCGTGCGCTGAGTCTCTTGATTAC
It includes:
- a CDS encoding YgiQ family radical SAM protein, whose amino-acid sequence is MTLVPLRVPSRSPRTPRTAGFLPTNREEMQARGWDELDILIVTGDAYVDHPAFGPVLVARFLEGRGYRVGVVAQPKWSSPEDIARMGRPRLFVGISAGNLDSMLNKLTAQKKVRSVDQYSPGGRADMRPNRATIVYSNLCRQAFPGLPIVLGGIEASLRRIAHYDYWSNQVRRSILLDAKADLLVFGMGERPAWEISRRLAAGEPVSNLRDVRGTAHVLTNRRAWEPLLENKSRFVTDGKLVVLPSYEEVREDKQAFAKMSRQFQYETNPHNGRPLLQPHGDQAVYFNSPAEPLSEAEMDGLYDLPFTRVPHPSYTDPVPAYETVKHSIVTMRGCFGGCTFCSITEHEGRIIQSRSQESVLREVRALSRMDGFRGTITDLGGPTANMYKMTCKDDETESACRRLSCVHPGICENLRTDHEPLIDLMKKVRTQEGIKKVFIASGVRYDLAERSPEFVRELAQHHTGGQLSVAPEHHDDNVLDKMKKPPIRSYERFAETFCRASEEAGKEQYLVPYFISGHPGSTLEDAVELGLYLKKRGMRPRQVQDFIPTPMAVATTMFWTGIDPLTMQPVYTATDLREKKMMKALLFYWDPTHWPMAREALRKAGRADLIGHGPRALVPPDDGRTYPPPKPQRPNARPPERRQGRGYAKSDRRDRR
- a CDS encoding ketoacyl-ACP synthase III family protein — its product is MRPESLFVSGIAAYLPPIFSAAEAAERGWYDADSFRADGWTGIAVESELSPAEMGLRASQGALARWGGTPEEIDVHFHATLLPQGPHLWHAHNYIERNAVKRGVPGIELRQGCTGMLAAFDLAACYLAMPGRRAALLSGADNFSADPCFGIDPTFRWRYAEGGRTNRGSVFGDSGAALVLSNRAGFARVLSIVSGALSELEELYRGDDPLFPPSYSAEHPLRLGERFAEYERKHPGGVAAALHRLKEMRTTMGRAALAEARIAPEQITRVVHIFSGTERYVQQLLEPLGIDPARGVLELGRGLGHLGVNDTVVALEHLVTTEQVGPGDHVMMMANGTAGAVSCVVLRIEERPRWVA
- a CDS encoding nuclear transport factor 2 family protein, with the translated sequence MSAQEWIARLEAGWKALDPERIAALFTPDAVYHQGPFGTPHVGCEAIRNHWIGSLSRQVDPKVWFGKPIESEDCASVEWWCILHDPVTLTPRTASGVVTLRFAPDGRCTRFHEYWHAVQDTSLEPPEGWFS
- a CDS encoding isoprenylcysteine carboxylmethyltransferase family protein, yielding MSASDSTKRLLQAPRLLFFVAIALLLAGLAVQWSEGAGLHTLPLAAIAVYLGWLLFEVPVTFQGATPMKDSRTLLPYAFSRLATVGACVLVPSSREWTPAGVAGLTLFVGGIVMREIAIKTLGRFYSHHVTRKGDQVAVTTGLYRFIRHPAYCGMLLAHGGFLAIFFNPIGAACAALLLVAVLYRIRVEERALWDMPGYAQYAVRKARLCPGVW
- a CDS encoding cytochrome P450 — translated: MTACPHFPFADRPGMALDSEYLQCFREQPLVPVQLSNGRQALLVTRHADVKRVLSDPRFSREAWAGGTLMARDSKSLALATSDAPVHTRRRRAVQAAFAPRQAEMDRSRIEALTEELLDAVEAAGSPVDLIATFTLPLPYSFTCEMLGIPKSDIPLLHPWVDVMMSAGLFSREEIAEAQRKMFGYFNEHLRIKRELLAAGAPADDLLTKLLAMSGEDRLTDEELVVMGFGLMIAGGETTMNHLALAIYHLLRHPELAARLRQDPARIPSTVEELLRWVWFNATGGQPHVALEAVDLPGGRIEAGQVVIPLMDSANRDPAVFGHDAFDPDRAPNPHLGFGHGRHMCLGASHARAELQIALAALLRRFPNLELAVPEEKLEWRSGMFIRGLWKLPVRWSK
- a CDS encoding UbiA family prenyltransferase, coding for MIARIGRYVAGSYPPIMSVLFAMAWTYGVSGLFAVVDHQGPSHWRPNMGTALSAITLMLDLLLMRVIDDIRDLEYDRVHDPKRPLVRGVVRISDLAVLYAVLSAIIVVLNWKHAGLGIIAGQLVYALIVLFVYQRFRWPNGDNLLLTLLVSCPAQLLVHGYLYAGYLQAAGHSADAYGFLAIAIVFIATIHLEAAKKIVRIPRPGERTYVNIFGLDGTVRIAMLCPFVSVALLLVGAASPWSVARLLLVLAPLALPLVAFREFRRPNERWPAKYAALYVLSAFGAFACTGAFAGGLGGGR
- a CDS encoding NAD(P)-dependent oxidoreductase; the encoded protein is MTLPAILLLGGSGFVGRALLREFARVPEGAVRVRALLRRMDAVPDHPFLEKVSGDIEHPPADLEPTQPYVLVHFAVKQMDKDGSGYLGTNVHATAALLERLGPRLRGIIYASSMSVYGQGEQDGIDESAPPSPDTALARSRRLAEEHIEAYARRARVPSVLLRPRFVIGEGDRFVMPAFAQLAAKNIQVGSGSQRYSVIDVDDYARIIVRLTEHLAQAHQEGNPFHVPLHVGYARPVTFAQITDALRDQAVRRGLRWRIPVSPRALRLLRRVPSPRATQMATRLELLGLSHWGNTTALETRVGNDIVGKDPSSVLLRAACFVR